A part of Cupriavidus sp. D39 genomic DNA contains:
- a CDS encoding nucleotidyl transferase AbiEii/AbiGii toxin family protein: MQLRTRTDLLALAGKYANERKVPANTIVKEILHYEILYALTQSGAAAQLTFQGGTALRLCYQGTRYSEDLDFAAGDAFKPDAMVPFADLLRREIGDAYGLQVDIKAPKAKEPAGGVHVARWSAKVQVPQVDPSVPQNQVINIEVASVPAHDVDLVSVAANYPHLPAPHRQLIIAAETPKEILADKLVALGARPFLKARDIWDIKFLTDRQIALDIELIGQKLVDYGWSEDDFKEKLQAKLIELTDPATAKAFHKEMSRFVDAGVAAQLENPSLAGGFLKRAKEQGLAVLNADLAADNSFRPRP, encoded by the coding sequence ATGCAACTTCGAACTCGAACTGACCTTCTGGCCCTCGCGGGCAAATACGCAAACGAACGCAAGGTCCCCGCCAACACCATCGTAAAGGAAATCCTGCACTATGAGATCCTCTACGCGCTCACACAGAGCGGCGCGGCCGCGCAGCTCACGTTCCAAGGCGGCACCGCGTTGCGGCTCTGCTACCAGGGAACCCGTTACTCCGAGGATCTCGACTTCGCCGCCGGCGACGCCTTCAAGCCCGATGCCATGGTGCCGTTCGCCGATCTGCTGCGACGGGAAATCGGCGACGCCTACGGCCTCCAGGTCGACATCAAGGCCCCCAAGGCCAAGGAGCCGGCTGGGGGTGTTCATGTCGCCCGCTGGAGTGCCAAGGTCCAGGTGCCCCAGGTCGACCCGAGCGTTCCGCAGAACCAGGTCATCAACATTGAGGTGGCCAGCGTTCCGGCACACGATGTTGACCTGGTGTCCGTCGCGGCCAACTACCCTCATCTGCCGGCACCTCACCGCCAGCTGATCATTGCGGCCGAGACCCCAAAGGAGATCCTTGCGGACAAGCTGGTAGCCCTTGGCGCGCGCCCGTTCCTCAAGGCACGCGACATCTGGGACATCAAATTTCTGACGGATCGGCAAATCGCCCTGGATATAGAGTTGATCGGACAGAAGCTGGTCGACTACGGCTGGTCCGAAGACGACTTCAAGGAGAAGCTGCAGGCCAAGTTGATCGAGCTGACCGACCCGGCCACGGCAAAGGCATTCCACAAGGAAATGAGCCGATTCGTCGACGCCGGCGTCGCCGCTCAACTTGAAAACCCGTCGCTCGCCGGCGGCTTCCTCAAACGCGCCAAAGAACAAGGCCTTGCGGTGCTGAACGCGGATCTCGCAGCGGATAATAGTTTCCGCCCAAGGCCCTAG
- the abiEi gene encoding type IV toxin-antitoxin system AbiEi family antitoxin has protein sequence MLVRDLIAAMDRWDKAGIWAFSSSTLSLLFPEDSRTMLKALARHQQAGLIERIARGLYVNPRARSLPQNLLSALVPFMRPWDFSYLSLESALSEAGWISQIPSRLTLMTTGRSQTFKTPYGTLEFVHTSQTPDKLRDEMVFDSRRELYVATPSRALRDLKRVGRNLDLVMNMEYVNATSNSN, from the coding sequence ATGTTAGTTCGTGACTTGATCGCCGCAATGGATCGCTGGGACAAAGCAGGCATTTGGGCGTTTTCGTCGAGCACCCTAAGCCTGCTGTTTCCGGAGGACAGCCGCACCATGCTGAAAGCCTTAGCCAGACACCAGCAAGCCGGGCTCATCGAGCGCATTGCCCGCGGGCTCTATGTGAACCCACGTGCGCGCTCCCTCCCCCAGAACTTGCTAAGCGCCCTAGTGCCCTTTATGCGGCCGTGGGACTTCAGTTATCTCAGCCTGGAGTCTGCGCTGTCTGAGGCCGGCTGGATCTCCCAAATCCCCTCGCGGCTCACCCTGATGACCACAGGCCGCAGCCAGACCTTCAAGACGCCCTACGGGACGTTAGAGTTCGTACACACAAGCCAGACTCCAGACAAACTGCGGGACGAAATGGTGTTCGACAGCCGACGCGAACTTTACGTGGCCACACCGTCTCGCGCGCTGCGAGACCTCAAGCGAGTCGGCCGCAATCTGGACCTAGTCATGAACATGGAATACGTCAATGCAACTTCGAACTCGAACTGA
- a CDS encoding ISAs1 family transposase, with product MTWSESSRAPLSTLNRAVCIPLDGRFGTEPRRLESVAVAAPDYLSELDRWPKLKSLVRIERTRDIGGQVSVQTQYLISSAAPDAKLLLEASRMHWAIGNGLHHCLDVIFREDASTVRLRNATANFATLRRITLNLLRMRPESGKKKRSLAARRKIAGWNPDYSSYSNSRHGREFDALALDSDRKRLNSLGFLFVA from the coding sequence TTGACCTGGAGCGAGTCATCACGGGCACCTCTCTCTACCCTGAACCGCGCCGTTTGCATACCTCTGGACGGCCGCTTTGGCACCGAACCTCGCCGCCTTGAAAGCGTCGCAGTAGCGGCGCCGGACTATCTCAGCGAACTGGATCGCTGGCCCAAGCTCAAGAGCTTGGTGCGCATTGAGCGCACGCGCGACATCGGCGGCCAAGTGAGCGTGCAGACGCAGTACCTGATCAGTTCCGCCGCACCTGATGCCAAGCTCTTACTTGAGGCGAGCCGCATGCACTGGGCCATCGGGAACGGCTTGCATCATTGCCTGGACGTGATCTTCCGCGAGGACGCCAGCACCGTGCGCTTGCGCAATGCAACGGCCAATTTCGCCACCTTGCGCCGCATCACCTTGAATTTGCTGCGCATGCGGCCCGAATCCGGCAAGAAAAAGCGCAGCCTGGCCGCACGTCGCAAGATCGCGGGTTGGAATCCTGACTATTCGAGTTACTCCAACTCACGCCACGGCCGAGAATTTGATGCTCTGGCCCTGGACTCAGACCGTAAGCGCTTGAATAGTTTAGGATTTCTGTTCGTTGCCTGA
- a CDS encoding dienelactone hydrolase family protein, giving the protein MELQGILTLPPGAGSLVLFAHGSGSSRHSPRNRYVAAELNRSGIGTLLMDLLLPEEDRVQATRFDVELLATRLAQTTTWVQQQAILLPLGYFGASIGAAAAIHAASRSPIPIQAVVSRGGRVDLAGPEALAKLLAPTLLIIGGLDPGVIERNESAFALLTCRKELVIVPGATHLFEERGTLEAVARLAAQWFQCYLGTA; this is encoded by the coding sequence GTGGAACTGCAGGGCATACTCACGCTGCCGCCGGGTGCAGGCTCCCTGGTATTGTTCGCCCACGGCAGCGGCAGTTCCCGGCATAGCCCGCGCAACAGGTACGTGGCCGCCGAACTCAATCGAAGCGGCATCGGCACGCTGCTGATGGACCTGCTCTTGCCGGAAGAAGACCGCGTGCAGGCCACCCGATTCGATGTCGAGCTTCTGGCTACGCGGCTGGCGCAGACGACAACCTGGGTGCAGCAGCAGGCCATACTGCTGCCGTTGGGCTACTTCGGCGCCAGCATTGGCGCGGCTGCGGCGATCCATGCCGCGAGCAGGTCTCCAATTCCGATCCAGGCTGTCGTTTCGCGAGGCGGCAGAGTCGATTTGGCCGGGCCCGAGGCCCTTGCAAAGTTGCTTGCGCCCACCCTGTTGATTATTGGCGGGCTCGATCCAGGCGTCATCGAACGGAACGAGTCGGCTTTTGCCCTCCTCACATGCCGTAAGGAACTGGTGATTGTGCCCGGCGCCACCCACTTGTTCGAGGAGCGCGGCACACTTGAGGCGGTCGCGCGGCTGGCGGCCCAGTGGTTCCAATGCTATCTCGGCACTGCATGA
- a CDS encoding TGS domain-containing protein, whose translation MLDVALRVHPDLARSFKFARIWGASRWAMIIRWPM comes from the coding sequence GTGCTGGATGTCGCGCTTCGGGTGCATCCGGATCTCGCACGCTCGTTCAAATTCGCCCGCATTTGGGGGGCCAGCAGGTGGGCGATGATCATCCGGTGGCCGATGTAG
- a CDS encoding high-potential iron-sulfur protein: MKLDEIDPQAVSLGYKHDTTTVNKTKFSQDEVSQKCSNCQCLQLCVGTLPHLRW, translated from the coding sequence GTGAAGCTTGATGAAATCGATCCGCAAGCCGTTTCGCTTGGATATAAGCACGACACAACGACGGTCAATAAGACCAAATTTTCCCAAGACGAGGTAAGTCAGAAGTGCAGCAACTGCCAATGTTTACAGCTATGCGTGGGGACCCTGCCCCATCTTCGGTGGTAA
- a CDS encoding BrnT family toxin, whose protein sequence is MGVTILYSWDHNKAATNLAKHGVSFEVAQLVFEDPYHLSHQDRIQNERALADARHGRRCGGAAGGPHLVTGR, encoded by the coding sequence ATGGGGGTTACAATTTTGTATTCTTGGGATCACAATAAGGCCGCGACCAACCTGGCCAAACACGGGGTGAGCTTCGAAGTTGCGCAGCTCGTGTTCGAGGATCCCTACCATCTTAGCCATCAGGATCGGATCCAGAACGAAAGAGCGCTGGCAGACGCTCGGCATGGTCGAAGGTGTGGTGGTGCTGCTGGTGGCCCACACCTGGTCACAGGACGATAG
- a CDS encoding BrnA antitoxin family protein, whose protein sequence is MSKVPEKVRKELAALAAKPEAEIDLSDMPETTSAQWLDAERGKFYRPIKQQLTVRLDSDILAWLKGQGDGYQTRMNAILRAEMIKSGRR, encoded by the coding sequence ATGAGCAAGGTGCCTGAAAAAGTTCGCAAGGAGCTCGCCGCGTTGGCTGCAAAGCCCGAGGCCGAGATCGACCTCTCCGACATGCCGGAGACGACCTCCGCGCAGTGGCTGGACGCGGAGCGGGGCAAGTTCTATCGCCCGATCAAGCAGCAGCTCACGGTTCGGCTCGACTCCGACATCCTGGCCTGGCTGAAGGGGCAGGGCGATGGCTACCAGACCCGCATGAATGCCATCCTGCGTGCTGAGATGATCAAGAGCGGCCGGCGGTGA
- a CDS encoding integrase codes for MRLAAAREWERPENLSLKDAALYAGRSDRAINQDRQAGRLYALVLPGRERGFRYPSWQFHVDSERLAAVLAPFVAAGASSWVIHNFLHRPQEGLEGRTPADWIADAAAPIDAVVRLVDARYRDEQGAA; via the coding sequence ATGCGACTGGCAGCCGCCCGGGAGTGGGAACGGCCGGAGAACCTGTCTCTTAAGGACGCCGCGCTTTATGCGGGACGTTCGGACCGCGCCATCAACCAGGACCGCCAGGCGGGTCGCCTCTATGCCCTCGTGCTGCCGGGGCGCGAGCGAGGGTTTCGCTATCCGTCGTGGCAGTTCCACGTCGATTCCGAGCGGCTGGCCGCTGTGCTTGCACCATTTGTGGCTGCCGGCGCGAGCAGTTGGGTTATCCATAATTTTCTGCATCGCCCGCAAGAAGGCCTGGAGGGACGCACGCCGGCAGATTGGATCGCCGATGCAGCGGCCCCGATAGACGCCGTTGTGCGGCTCGTCGACGCGCGGTACCGCGACGAGCAGGGCGCCGCATGA
- a CDS encoding RES domain-containing protein, with product MTFSAEDLGCPLPPADLADRRLTTKMLDLERIALWRIHRAHLNPIFYNRRAPGVTHYRFDAAGGEFGVLYAAPSFSACMAEAVIRERFQGQHLPLLLDAA from the coding sequence ATGACCTTTAGCGCAGAAGATTTGGGGTGTCCGCTGCCGCCGGCCGACCTGGCCGACCGTCGGCTTACCACAAAGATGCTCGATCTCGAGAGGATAGCGCTCTGGCGGATCCATCGCGCGCACCTGAACCCTATTTTCTACAACCGCCGCGCGCCGGGCGTGACCCATTACCGGTTCGATGCGGCCGGCGGCGAGTTCGGCGTCCTTTATGCAGCTCCCAGCTTTTCCGCGTGTATGGCCGAAGCGGTCATTCGGGAGCGCTTCCAAGGACAGCACCTGCCGCTACTGCTCGATGCAGCATGA
- a CDS encoding J domain-containing protein yields the protein MTRTNLKSVSIAPGLNRPILSKGQKAFNALIKQLEKRRARLGAWEAVTPAFQQKYNSTLLPLEQTYTDLQIRMVHCLDQVHGQKGLTKSERHKIARLIPELAGDLVAERDDTELKAIYNRYSQSDYDSEAAAELEDMKSALEAMLGVELGDNLDMSSPEEVLQRAHAQVQQRQAKEDADHRAREERRTERKKSPRQIAAEARAHAEQAQISLSIREIYRKLASALHPDRETDPLERDRKTALMQRVNQAYSKNNLLQLLELQLELEHIDQSAINSISEDRLRHYNKILKGQLRELDHEIGHVETGFRLSYGIPPFVELSPSTIMRNLASEIVGLQQSVRNLEEDLLVFDDIKKFKAWLKNLRYRPPVPEFEDMPF from the coding sequence ATGACCAGGACAAACCTCAAGTCCGTCAGCATTGCCCCCGGCCTCAACAGGCCGATCCTGTCGAAAGGACAGAAGGCGTTCAATGCGCTAATCAAGCAACTCGAAAAGCGACGCGCGCGGCTGGGCGCCTGGGAAGCAGTGACCCCAGCTTTCCAGCAAAAATACAACAGCACATTGCTGCCTCTCGAACAAACCTATACGGACTTGCAAATCAGAATGGTGCATTGTCTGGACCAGGTCCACGGCCAGAAGGGATTGACCAAGTCGGAGCGACACAAGATCGCACGCCTCATTCCCGAGTTGGCTGGTGACCTGGTAGCCGAGCGTGACGATACAGAGTTGAAGGCGATCTACAACAGATACAGCCAGTCCGACTACGACAGCGAAGCGGCCGCCGAGCTTGAGGACATGAAATCGGCGCTGGAAGCCATGCTCGGTGTCGAACTGGGCGACAACCTGGACATGAGCTCACCAGAAGAGGTGCTGCAGCGCGCTCACGCACAGGTACAACAGAGGCAGGCGAAAGAAGACGCCGATCACCGGGCGCGGGAAGAACGTCGCACCGAACGGAAAAAGTCACCCAGGCAGATCGCGGCCGAAGCGCGGGCGCACGCGGAACAAGCCCAGATCAGCCTTTCTATCCGCGAAATCTACCGCAAACTGGCCAGCGCCCTGCATCCTGATCGCGAAACCGATCCGCTGGAGCGGGACCGGAAAACCGCGCTGATGCAGCGTGTCAATCAGGCCTACAGCAAGAACAACCTGTTGCAACTGCTAGAGCTACAACTGGAACTGGAGCACATCGACCAGAGCGCGATCAATAGCATCAGTGAAGACCGGCTCAGGCACTATAACAAGATCCTGAAGGGGCAACTGCGCGAACTGGACCACGAAATTGGACATGTCGAAACCGGCTTCCGGCTCAGTTATGGCATTCCTCCTTTCGTTGAACTGTCGCCCAGCACAATCATGCGCAATCTTGCCAGTGAAATCGTCGGCCTCCAACAGAGCGTACGTAACCTTGAAGAAGATTTGCTCGTGTTCGACGACATCAAGAAGTTCAAGGCCTGGCTGAAGAACTTGCGGTACCGACCGCCGGTACCTGAATTCGAGGACATGCCGTTCTGA